TGCTCTCCTCTCTTTATTGGTCAAGGGAGGAGTGATTCCTTGGGTGCTAAAACGTACCGCCGATCTATCCCACACTCAATGGGTAGGAGAAGTCTTTCTTCACCGAACCTCTTCCCTGGTGGCGGCAGCGGCCTTAACCATCCTGGCCTATGCCATAACTCAACCGCTGCTCTCCTTAGTGGAGCCTGCACTGCGTAATGGTTTGGCGATTGCTTTTGCCTTGCTTTTTTATGGGCTGTTGCTTATGGTGATTCGCAAAGTAGCCTTGGTTCAAGTGGTGGGAATCCTCTTGATTGATAATGGAATCTTCTTAGCGGGTTTCCTGCTCACCAGCGGTATGCCTCTTTTAGTGGAAGTAGGGGTGATCTTCGATGCTTTGATCGGGGTTTTGATTTTAGGGGTCCTGGCCCAGCGGATGATTCTGAAGTTTGATTCGCTGAATGTTGAGCGGCTTAATTCTTTGAAAGGGTAGGAAAGCTGAATGTTTATAGTTGTTGCCATTGTGGCAGCTTTTTGTATGTTGATCTCCACAAGCAGCCGGGCATTGAGGCTGTTCAATAGTTTGGCGCTCATAGCCCTGCTTGGCCTGGCTGGGGAAATGATTCTGCGGGTGTTCTGCCAGGGCCCGCAAAGCATTTGGGGAGGATTTTTTTTCTGGGATGCTTTGAGTGCCTTGCTTCTCGGTGTGATTGTGGTGATTGCCGCTTATGTGATTGTGTATTCCTTTTCTTATATGGAGCATGAGGTAGCAGCAGGGAAGGTCCCCCAAAGCCGGCTGCCCCGGTATTACTTCTGGGTCTGGATGTTTATCGGTACCATGCTTTGGGTGGTCAGTACTCCGAACTTGGGACTCTTGTGGGTAGGCATAGAAGGAACGACTTTGGCGACGGCTCTCCTGGTGGGCTTTTATCGGCAAAAAACCGCTGTTGAAGCCGCCTGGAAATATATCGTTCTTTGCACGGTAGGCATCAGCTTTGCTTTGTTGGGGACGATGATTCTCTATGCAGCATCAGGGCGGATCAATGGCTATAGCCTGGCTGCTCTGGACTGGAGGCTTCTGGTAGGGATGGCCGCCCAATTGGATCCGGCCTTAGTCAAGTTGGGTTGTATTTTTGCTTTTATCGGGTATGGGGCCAAGGTTGGCTTTGTTCCTATGCATCCCTGGCTGCCGGATGCTCATAGCCAAGCCCCTTCTCCGGTCAGTGCCTTATTATCCGGGGTTTTGCTTAACTGTGCTTTATATGCCATTCTGCGCTGGCATATCCTGGTCCGCCAAACGGGTCTGGGCCCGGATTTTTCCGGAAAGCTGCTGCTTGTCTTTGGGTTTATCTCTCTTGGTGCTATGGTTGCTTTTATTCTTTTGCAAAAAGACATTAAACGCCTCCTGGCTTACTCCAGTGTGGAGCATATGGGGATTATCGCTTTGGGCTTTGGACTGGGCACTCCTCTTGCTGTGTGGGGAGCCTGTTTTCATCTCATTCTTCATGCTTTGACAAAGGCAAATCTCTTTGTGGTTGTTGGCCGTGTGGTGCAGATGATGGGTACTCGCCAGATCCCCAAAATTCGAGGTGTTATGAGCTTATGGCCTTATACGGGTGGGATTCTTTTTATGGGTTTGCTGGCCATTACGGGAACGCCGCCCTTTGGAACCTTTCGCTCTGAAATCAGCATCATGGCCGGATTCTTCCAGAATCATCACCCGATCTTAGGTTTTCTAACGGCTTTATTTTTAGCGGTTATTTTTGCGGGGTTCCTCTATCACTTTTTGGGGATGCTTTTTGGTACACCGGGTGAACGCTGCTTGAAAGATAAGGGAGAAGGCAAGGAAGTGCTTTGGTTAGCTGTTCCCATGATTCTGGTCCTGATTTTGGGAGTGTTCATTCCGGAACCTCTTAATCAGGCCTTAAATCAGGTTGTGGAATTGATTCTGGGAAGGGGTGGGGAGTATGGAGAGTTCGGCAAGCTTACGCAATTATTTTGAAGAGCGGGTACTTAAGCAACCGGAGGATTTTTCCTTTGGTCTCTGGACAAAAAATGAAGGACTGGTTTGGCTGAAGCCTGCTTGCCTGCCTGAGGTCATGGAGCATCTTTGGTTGAAGGTTCCAACCCGTCCCTTGCTGATGACCCATACAGGAAATGATGAACGCAGCTTAGGTCATGGTTTTGTGATCTATCTGCTCCTCCATTTTCCCGGTGATTTCACCCTTACTTTAGGGGCACAGGGAATTGAGAAGAGCTTTCCTTCTTTAACCCTTCTTTGTCCGGCTCTGAACTGGCCGGAACGTGAGGTAAGGGATCTGCTGGGGCTTCACCCTGAGGGGCATCCTGATCCGCGCCCTCTGGTCCTTCATCCAGGCTGGGCTGAAGGCTTTTATCCTTTGCGAAAACCTCGTCCTGAGACCCCCGCCTCTATAGGCGACGAATGCCCAGGGGAGGCACTGAAAGAAGTCTCCTTCAATCCTCAGCCCCTTTCATTTACTGAAGCTGAAGGTGAGGGGACCTTCGAGATTCCGGTAGGGCCTATTCATGCCGGGATCATTGAACCGGGTCATTTCCGCTTTCAAACCATTGGGGAAACGGTTCTTCATCTTGATGCCCAGCTTTTTTATACTCACAAAGGGATTGAGAAGCTTCTGGAAGGCAAGGATCTTGAAGAGGGATTAAAAATTGTGGAGCGGGTGTGTGGAGTGTGTGCGGTCAGTCATGCTCTGGCCTATTGTGAAGCGGTGGAGAAGCTTAAGGGAATGCAGGTTCCCCGCTGGATATTGGGCTGGCGGACTGTGCTGGCGGAGCTGGAAAGGCTTTATAATCACGTGGGGGATATTGGCAACCTCTGTGCCGGAGTGGGCTTTGCCCTGGGTAATGGGAATGCTTTACAGCATAAAGAGCAGCTCCAGCGTCTCAATCATCAGCTGTTCGGGCACCGTTTCCTGCGGGGAAACATCACCCCCGGCGGGATCAAGAGGATCCTCCAACAGGAAGAAAGGTCATACCTGCAGGGGCGGTTGGCTGAACTGGAGCAGGATTTTGAAGAGTGGCTGCCGCTGATTCTGGAGCATGACGGGTTTCGTCAGAGAGCGATAACCACCGGAGTTCTAAGCAGGCAAAGTGCCCTGGACCTGGGAGTTACCGGTCCGGCGGCTCGTGCTTCAGGAATCTCCCAGGATTGGCGGGAGCGCCATGCTCATCTTTTGTATGGGGAGCTGAAGGTGGAGCCTCAGGTGGAGCAGGAAGGGGATGTCTGGAGTCGGTTGATGGTTCGGGTGCGGGAAGTGAAACAAAGTTTTGCCTTACTTGCTGAACTTTTTGGGGGAGACTTTTTACAGGATACTATGGAGCAGGGCGGTTTTGCTCTTAAGGGTTCAGAACCTTTTTCGCCCCAGCCCTATTCTTTCGCCTGGGGTTGTGCCGAATCTCCCCGGGGAACGGATGTGATCTGGCTGATGCTGGATGATGAAGGAAAGATTTATCGCTGCCGGATTCGTTCAGCCTCCTATGCCAATTGGGCTGCGGTTCCCTTGGCTGTGCTGGGGAACATTGTTCCGGATTTCCCGTTGATTAATAAGAGCTTTGAGCTATGCTACAGCTGCTGTGACCGTTAGGAAGGGAGGAAAAGGCTCATGTGGAATTTGCTGAAACGAAGCTTGAAGATGGGACGGTTAAGTGAAAAACGATGGGAGCAGGGTGAGGCCCACCTCCATTCCCTCCGTCAATCCTGGCATATCCGGCACCTGGATTGCGGTTCCTGCAACGGGTGTGATTGGGAAATGTCCGCCCTTCTCAACCCCATCTATGATTTGCAGCGCTTTGGGTTGGATTTTGTAGCTTCTCCGCGCCATGCGGATATTTTGATGTGCACCGGCCCTATGTCCACTCATCTGATTCAGGCTGCGCTGGCAACCTATGAAGGGACCCCTAACCCCAAACGGATCATTGCCGTAGGGGATTGTGCCCTGGATGGGGGGATGTTTAAAGAGGCCTATGCAGCCCATGATGGTGTGGGAGAAGTGTTGCCCGTGGATATTAAGATTCCGGGCTGCCCCCCTTCACCGGATCAGCTGCTGAAGGTCCTGCTTCAGTTAAAGTGAACAGATGGTGGAACCAGACATAATCCGTAAAGATCTTTTGCTTGCTTTGTCCTTCAAGCTTGGACTATTTGACCTCCTTCCTTCATAAACATGGTTTTAGAAGGGAGGAGGTTATTTATGTTGGATAAACTCACCAAAAATGTAGGGGAAGCGCTGGATTTTCCCCCGGATGTTGCCGGAAACGGGCCGCGTATTACTGTTACCGGCCGTCAGGAAGTTCTTGTGGAAAACTACTTGGAAATCGTTGAATTTACGCCAGAAGAGATTCTTTTACATACAACGGAAGGCCAGTTAACGATTACCGGCAAGGAACTCGTGCTTAAGACAGTATTGGCAACAGAGCTATGGATTGTCGGACAATTTACAGCTTTAGCCTATGCGAAAGGTTGAGTTTTTGTATACTATAGAGGAGGGGACTCCAAATGATTGCTAGGTTCCGAGAGTTTCTGCAAGGGCGTGTTCTTTTTGTGGCCCGGGGAAATCAGCTGCCTCGATTTATTAATGAGGGAATACGCCAGGGCATTGTATTCTATAAAACCCAGCGCTCAGAAAAAGGCGTAAGAGCCCAAGTGAAGATTCAGGACTTTCGCCGCTTAAAGCGGCCTGCCCGCATGACTCATACCCGAGTGCGCATCGTGGCAAAATACGGATGGCCTTTTGTAGCCGCACGCTGGTGGCGGCGGAAGTTCTTATTAGCTGGGATTATGATTATCGGTGTGGCACTGGCTATTTTGTCCCAGATGATTCTTTCTATTTCCGTGTCGGGGAATACGACGATTTCCAGTCAGGAGATTTTTGACAGCGCCGAAAAACATGGGCTCAAGACGTGGACACGGCAGGATTCAGTGGATTTAAATGAAGTTTCCAAACTATTGGTTGAGGAATTCCCGGATGCCGCCTGGGTCGGTATCAGCAAACATGGCACTCGTGTGGAGATTAAAGTAGTGCAAAAAGTCCGCCCCCAGGTTCCGGGTGAAGCGGGGAATTTGGTGGCGAGCAAAGCTGGATTGGTTCAGCAGGTTATGGTCATCCAAGGGACGCCGCTGGTTCATGAAGGGGAAATTGTCAAGCCGGGGCAGGTCCTGATTCAAGCACCAAGAGCTATCCACAATCCCAGTGCCAGGCCGCGAACGGACCGCCAGCTGCAACAAAAGGATTATATTCCTGAAATAGTTCCCGCTGCTAAAGGTTTTGTGCGTGGGAGGGTCTGGTACAGTGCCGAAGCTGTGGTGCCTTATTATGAGGAACGAATTATTGAGAGCGGAAATGTTGCCAAGGGATGGGGTATAAAATTCGGTGCACGAGTCATAATGGTAACAACACCGGAATCGCCTTTTAATTTAGTCAAAGAGGAAGTTCAATATCATGGGGTAACCTTATGGAGGAATTGGCGGCTTCCTGTCGAAATAGTATCTGTGCAGTATAATGAACTGCAGAAGAAGCAGATTGAACGAAATGAAATGGAAGCTCGCCAGGCTGCAGAGGAATTGGCACGGGCGGAAGTCCATGAGACGATTTCCCCGGGAGCCCGTATTTTGGAGGAAAAGGTTCGTGTCTTGGCACAGGCCGACGGTGAGCGCGTGCGCATTGAAGTAGAGTCGTATGAGGATTTAGCGGTTTACCCGGAGGAATAATTCGTGTAAGGAGTTTTAGCACCAGGGGGCGAAAAATTGACGAAAGAAGCAAAGGTCTATTTGCAGGATGCCACTGAAGCAATGAACTTGCTGGGGGCGGAAGATGCTCATTTGAAGATGTTGGAGAAACACTTGGGGGCACGGCTGGTGGTGCGGGGGGAAGAAATGACCATTACTGGAAGTGTCGATGTGGTTGACATGACGGAAGCTGTGGTTAAGGAGCTGTTGGACATGGTCCGGCAAGGGCACCTTTTGACTCCTGCAGGCGTTGCTTATGTTATCTCCCAAGTGGAAGAAGGTCATGGTCAAGGCATGGCCGATGCTCTCGCCAAGGTGATTGCCACCACTCACAGGGGGCGCCCCATTAAGGCGAAGACATTGGGCCAGGCAAAGTACCTTGAAGCATTGGAAAATCACTCCATTGTCTTCGGCATCGGACCGGCAGGTACGGGAAAGACCTATTTAGCGGTAGTGATGGCCGTATTGGCTTTGCGGGCTAAAGAGATTAACCGGATTGTGCTGACCCGGCCGGCAGTTGAGGCAGGGGAAAAGCTCGGTTTTTTGCCAGGAGATCTGCAGGAAAAGGTGGACCCTTATTTAAGGCCTCTCTATGATGCCCTTTATGACTTGCTTGGACCGGAGACGACTCAGCGCTATGTTGAAAAGGGAACCATTGAGATTGCTCCTTTAGCCTATATGCGGGGCCGTACTCTGGATGGTTCTTTTATGATTTTGGACGAAGCTCAGAACACTACTCCTGAGCAGATGAAGATGTTCCTGACCCGTCTGGGGTATGGATCCCATGCCGTGGTTACCGGAGATGTGACTCAGGTGGATTTGCCCCGGGGTCATTATTCCGGTTTAAAAGAAGTCCAAAATATTCTCAAAGGCCTACCGGATATTTCTTTTCATTACTTTACTGCTGCCGATGTAGTACGCAATCCTCTCGTTCAAAAAATTATTCAGGCTTATGAAAAGGCTGAAGAAACTTCGGAACCAGGTCAGTGAAAGAAGGATGCGTTTGAACATTCGTAGAT
The nucleotide sequence above comes from Desulfitobacterium chlororespirans DSM 11544. Encoded proteins:
- a CDS encoding PhoH family protein, whose translation is MTKEAKVYLQDATEAMNLLGAEDAHLKMLEKHLGARLVVRGEEMTITGSVDVVDMTEAVVKELLDMVRQGHLLTPAGVAYVISQVEEGHGQGMADALAKVIATTHRGRPIKAKTLGQAKYLEALENHSIVFGIGPAGTGKTYLAVVMAVLALRAKEINRIVLTRPAVEAGEKLGFLPGDLQEKVDPYLRPLYDALYDLLGPETTQRYVEKGTIEIAPLAYMRGRTLDGSFMILDEAQNTTPEQMKMFLTRLGYGSHAVVTGDVTQVDLPRGHYSGLKEVQNILKGLPDISFHYFTAADVVRNPLVQKIIQAYEKAEETSEPGQ
- a CDS encoding hydrogenase 4 subunit F → MFIVVAIVAAFCMLISTSSRALRLFNSLALIALLGLAGEMILRVFCQGPQSIWGGFFFWDALSALLLGVIVVIAAYVIVYSFSYMEHEVAAGKVPQSRLPRYYFWVWMFIGTMLWVVSTPNLGLLWVGIEGTTLATALLVGFYRQKTAVEAAWKYIVLCTVGISFALLGTMILYAASGRINGYSLAALDWRLLVGMAAQLDPALVKLGCIFAFIGYGAKVGFVPMHPWLPDAHSQAPSPVSALLSGVLLNCALYAILRWHILVRQTGLGPDFSGKLLLVFGFISLGAMVAFILLQKDIKRLLAYSSVEHMGIIALGFGLGTPLAVWGACFHLILHALTKANLFVVVGRVVQMMGTRQIPKIRGVMSLWPYTGGILFMGLLAITGTPPFGTFRSEISIMAGFFQNHHPILGFLTALFLAVIFAGFLYHFLGMLFGTPGERCLKDKGEGKEVLWLAVPMILVLILGVFIPEPLNQALNQVVELILGRGGEYGEFGKLTQLF
- a CDS encoding YabP/YqfC family sporulation protein, with the translated sequence MLDKLTKNVGEALDFPPDVAGNGPRITVTGRQEVLVENYLEIVEFTPEEILLHTTEGQLTITGKELVLKTVLATELWIVGQFTALAYAKG
- a CDS encoding hydrogenase, with protein sequence MEGTLENLQQLVLFALLALGLYIVGCVKLKKALMGWTWQAVFLSALIFLEGVKESEWEILAIALLSLLVKGGVIPWVLKRTADLSHTQWVGEVFLHRTSSLVAAAALTILAYAITQPLLSLVEPALRNGLAIAFALLFYGLLLMVIRKVALVQVVGILLIDNGIFLAGFLLTSGMPLLVEVGVIFDALIGVLILGVLAQRMILKFDSLNVERLNSLKG
- a CDS encoding NADH-quinone oxidoreductase subunit B family protein; this encodes MWNLLKRSLKMGRLSEKRWEQGEAHLHSLRQSWHIRHLDCGSCNGCDWEMSALLNPIYDLQRFGLDFVASPRHADILMCTGPMSTHLIQAALATYEGTPNPKRIIAVGDCALDGGMFKEAYAAHDGVGEVLPVDIKIPGCPPSPDQLLKVLLQLK
- a CDS encoding NADH-quinone oxidoreductase subunit C, translating into MESSASLRNYFEERVLKQPEDFSFGLWTKNEGLVWLKPACLPEVMEHLWLKVPTRPLLMTHTGNDERSLGHGFVIYLLLHFPGDFTLTLGAQGIEKSFPSLTLLCPALNWPEREVRDLLGLHPEGHPDPRPLVLHPGWAEGFYPLRKPRPETPASIGDECPGEALKEVSFNPQPLSFTEAEGEGTFEIPVGPIHAGIIEPGHFRFQTIGETVLHLDAQLFYTHKGIEKLLEGKDLEEGLKIVERVCGVCAVSHALAYCEAVEKLKGMQVPRWILGWRTVLAELERLYNHVGDIGNLCAGVGFALGNGNALQHKEQLQRLNHQLFGHRFLRGNITPGGIKRILQQEERSYLQGRLAELEQDFEEWLPLILEHDGFRQRAITTGVLSRQSALDLGVTGPAARASGISQDWRERHAHLLYGELKVEPQVEQEGDVWSRLMVRVREVKQSFALLAELFGGDFLQDTMEQGGFALKGSEPFSPQPYSFAWGCAESPRGTDVIWLMLDDEGKIYRCRIRSASYANWAAVPLAVLGNIVPDFPLINKSFELCYSCCDR
- the yqfD gene encoding sporulation protein YqfD, whose protein sequence is MIARFREFLQGRVLFVARGNQLPRFINEGIRQGIVFYKTQRSEKGVRAQVKIQDFRRLKRPARMTHTRVRIVAKYGWPFVAARWWRRKFLLAGIMIIGVALAILSQMILSISVSGNTTISSQEIFDSAEKHGLKTWTRQDSVDLNEVSKLLVEEFPDAAWVGISKHGTRVEIKVVQKVRPQVPGEAGNLVASKAGLVQQVMVIQGTPLVHEGEIVKPGQVLIQAPRAIHNPSARPRTDRQLQQKDYIPEIVPAAKGFVRGRVWYSAEAVVPYYEERIIESGNVAKGWGIKFGARVIMVTTPESPFNLVKEEVQYHGVTLWRNWRLPVEIVSVQYNELQKKQIERNEMEARQAAEELARAEVHETISPGARILEEKVRVLAQADGERVRIEVESYEDLAVYPEE